A DNA window from Streptomyces sp. CA-278952 contains the following coding sequences:
- a CDS encoding GntP family permease yields MTSLSVEMLAAEAAEPITSAGNAQLGIAVLAGIAVIVLLITKLKMHAFLALTIGSLALGSFAGAAPADTILSFTAGLGSTVAGVGVLIALGAILGKLLADSGGADQVVDTILARASGRVMPWAMVLIASIIGLPLFFEVGIVLMIPVVLLVAKRGNYSLMRIGIPALAGLSVMHGLIPPHPGPLVAIDALDANLGVTLALGVLVAIPTVIIAGPVFSRYAARWVDIKPPENMIPQRPSEDLDRRPSFGATLATILLPVVLMLLNALVEIVVDNPENGLQKVTTVIGSPLIALLAAVLVGMFTLGRAAGFTRDRLAGTVEKSLAPIAGILLIVGAGGGFKQTLIDAGVGQMILEFSENWSIPALLLGWLIAVAIRLATGSATVATISAAGLVAPLAADMSASHAALLVLAVGAGSLFFSHVNDAGFWLVKEYFGMDVGQTVKTWSVMETIISVVAMAFILLLSLLL; encoded by the coding sequence GTGACCAGTCTCAGCGTCGAGATGCTGGCAGCGGAAGCCGCCGAACCGATCACCTCGGCAGGCAACGCTCAGTTGGGCATCGCCGTCCTGGCGGGCATCGCCGTCATCGTTCTCCTCATCACCAAGCTCAAGATGCACGCGTTCCTGGCGCTGACCATCGGTTCGCTGGCGCTCGGCTCCTTCGCGGGAGCCGCCCCGGCCGACACGATCCTCAGCTTCACCGCAGGCCTCGGCTCCACCGTCGCGGGTGTGGGCGTCCTGATCGCGCTCGGCGCGATCCTCGGCAAGCTGCTCGCCGACTCGGGCGGGGCCGACCAGGTCGTCGACACCATCCTCGCGAGGGCGAGCGGCCGGGTCATGCCCTGGGCGATGGTCCTGATCGCCTCGATCATCGGTCTGCCGCTGTTCTTCGAGGTCGGGATCGTGCTGATGATCCCGGTCGTGCTGCTCGTCGCCAAGCGCGGCAACTACTCCCTGATGCGGATCGGCATCCCGGCGCTGGCCGGTCTCTCCGTGATGCACGGGCTGATCCCGCCGCACCCCGGCCCGCTGGTCGCGATCGACGCGCTGGACGCCAACCTCGGCGTGACGCTGGCGCTCGGCGTGCTGGTCGCCATCCCGACGGTGATCATCGCCGGCCCGGTGTTCTCCCGTTACGCCGCGCGCTGGGTGGACATCAAGCCGCCGGAGAACATGATCCCGCAGCGCCCCTCCGAGGACCTGGACCGCCGTCCGAGTTTCGGCGCGACCCTGGCGACCATCCTGCTGCCGGTCGTCCTGATGCTGTTGAACGCGCTCGTCGAGATCGTGGTCGACAACCCCGAGAATGGTCTCCAGAAGGTCACCACGGTCATCGGCTCGCCGCTGATCGCCCTGCTCGCGGCCGTCCTCGTCGGGATGTTCACGCTCGGCCGGGCCGCCGGGTTCACCAGGGACCGCCTCGCCGGCACCGTGGAGAAGTCCCTCGCCCCGATCGCCGGAATCCTGCTCATCGTCGGCGCGGGCGGCGGCTTCAAGCAGACGCTGATCGACGCCGGGGTGGGCCAGATGATCCTGGAGTTCTCCGAGAACTGGTCGATCCCGGCCCTGCTGCTCGGCTGGCTGATCGCCGTCGCGATCCGTCTCGCCACCGGCTCGGCCACCGTCGCCACCATCTCGGCCGCCGGTCTGGTCGCCCCGCTGGCCGCCGACATGTCGGCCTCGCACGCGGCCCTGCTGGTGCTGGCCGTCGGCGCCGGTTCGCTCTTCTTCAGCCATGTGAACGACGCCGGGTTCTGGCTGGTGAAGGAGTACTTCGGCATGGACGTCGGCCAGACCGTCAAGACCTGGTCGGTGATGGAGACGATCATCTCCGTGGTGGCCATGGCCTTCATCCTGCTGCTGTCGCTGTTGCTGTAG
- a CDS encoding gluconokinase, with protein sequence MSAPHVVVVMGVAGTGKTTIGPLLAAELGVPYAEGDDFHPPANIAKMSAGTPLDDDDRWPWLDAIGAWAHGRAGLGGVVSSSALKRVYRDRLRDGAPDAVFLHLTGDRALIEERMADRKGHFMPTALLDSQFATLQPLQADEAGVSVDVSGTPEEITRRAVAALRRLEN encoded by the coding sequence ATGAGCGCCCCCCACGTCGTCGTGGTGATGGGCGTAGCAGGAACCGGCAAGACCACGATCGGTCCCCTGCTCGCCGCAGAGCTCGGCGTTCCGTACGCCGAGGGCGACGACTTCCATCCCCCGGCGAACATCGCCAAGATGTCGGCCGGCACCCCCCTGGACGACGACGACCGATGGCCCTGGCTGGACGCCATCGGCGCGTGGGCGCACGGGCGGGCGGGGCTCGGCGGGGTCGTCTCCAGCTCCGCGCTCAAGCGCGTCTACCGGGACCGGCTGCGGGACGGGGCGCCGGACGCCGTCTTCCTGCATCTGACCGGTGACCGGGCGCTGATCGAGGAGCGGATGGCGGACCGCAAGGGCCACTTCATGCCCACCGCGCTGCTCGATTCGCAGTTCGCGACGTTGCAGCCGCTCCAGGCCGACGAGGCCGGGGTGAGCGTCGACGTGTCCGGCACTCCTGAGGAAATCACCCGGCGAGCCGTCGCAGCGCTGCGCCGGCTCGAGAATTAA
- a CDS encoding FadR/GntR family transcriptional regulator: protein MTTQSQGLHTHVLDTLGLEISSGQCPPGSVLRTDELAQRFDVSRTVVREVVRVLESMHLVESRRRVGVTVRPTETWNVYDPQVIRWRLAGADRPRQLRSLTVLRSAIEPVAASLAARHATAEQCAELTERALGMVATSRGQQLEGYLEHDIAFHRIVLNASGNEMFARLGDVVAEVLAGRTHHQVMFEDPDPAAVTLHVRLAEAVREGEAEAAERITKEIAVGALHELDVLAP, encoded by the coding sequence ATGACCACACAGAGCCAGGGGCTGCATACACATGTGCTGGACACCCTGGGTCTGGAGATCTCCTCCGGCCAGTGCCCGCCCGGCAGCGTCCTACGCACCGACGAGCTCGCCCAGCGCTTCGACGTCTCCCGTACGGTCGTGCGCGAAGTGGTCCGCGTCCTGGAATCGATGCACCTGGTCGAATCCCGCCGCCGCGTCGGCGTGACGGTCCGCCCCACCGAGACCTGGAACGTCTACGACCCCCAGGTCATCCGCTGGCGCCTCGCCGGCGCCGACCGCCCCCGCCAGCTGCGCTCCCTCACCGTGCTGCGCTCCGCGATCGAACCCGTCGCGGCGTCCCTCGCCGCCCGCCACGCCACCGCCGAGCAGTGCGCCGAGCTCACCGAGCGCGCCCTCGGCATGGTCGCCACCTCGCGCGGCCAGCAGCTGGAGGGCTACCTCGAACACGACATCGCCTTCCACCGGATCGTCCTCAACGCCTCCGGCAACGAGATGTTCGCCCGGCTCGGGGACGTCGTCGCCGAGGTCCTCGCGGGCCGCACCCACCACCAGGTGATGTTCGAGGACCCCGACCCGGCCGCCGTCACCCTGCACGTGCGCCTCGCCGAGGCGGTCCGCGAGGGCGAGGCGGAGGCCGCCGAACGGATCACCAAGGAGATCGCCGTCGGCGCCCTGCACGAACTGGACGTGCTCGCTCCGTAG
- a CDS encoding S-(hydroxymethyl)mycothiol dehydrogenase, translating into MAQQVQGVIAPGKNEPVRVETIVIPDPGPGEAVVKIQACGVCHTDLHYKQGGINDEFPFLLGHEAAGVVESVGEGVTDVAPGDFVVLNWRAVCGQCRACLRGRPWYCFDTHNAKQKMTLLDGTELSPALGIGAFAEKTLVASGQCTKVDPEVSPAVAGLLGCGVMAGIGAAINTGQVGRGDSVAVIGCGGVGDAAIAGSRLAGAAKIIAVDIDDRKLETAKKMGATHTVNSRSTDPVEAIRALTDGNGADVVIEAVGRPETYQQAFYARDLAGTVVLVGVPTPDMKLELPLLDVFGRGGSLKSSWYGDCLPSRDFPMLVDLHQQGRLDLAAFVTETIGIGDVEQAFARMHDGDVLRSVVVF; encoded by the coding sequence ATGGCGCAGCAGGTGCAAGGGGTCATCGCACCGGGGAAGAACGAGCCGGTCAGGGTCGAGACGATCGTGATTCCGGACCCAGGCCCCGGCGAGGCGGTCGTGAAGATCCAGGCGTGCGGCGTCTGCCACACCGATCTGCACTACAAGCAGGGCGGCATCAACGACGAGTTCCCCTTCCTCCTCGGCCACGAGGCCGCGGGCGTCGTGGAGTCGGTCGGCGAGGGCGTCACGGACGTCGCCCCCGGCGACTTCGTCGTCCTCAACTGGCGTGCCGTGTGCGGCCAGTGCCGTGCCTGTCTGCGCGGCCGCCCCTGGTACTGCTTCGACACCCACAACGCCAAGCAGAAGATGACCCTGCTCGACGGCACCGAGCTGTCGCCCGCGCTCGGCATCGGCGCGTTCGCCGAGAAGACCCTCGTCGCCTCCGGCCAGTGCACCAAGGTCGACCCCGAGGTCTCCCCGGCCGTCGCCGGACTGCTCGGCTGCGGCGTCATGGCGGGCATCGGCGCCGCCATCAACACCGGCCAGGTCGGCCGGGGCGACTCCGTCGCCGTCATCGGCTGCGGCGGCGTCGGCGACGCGGCGATCGCCGGCTCCCGGCTGGCCGGCGCGGCGAAGATCATCGCGGTCGACATCGACGACCGCAAGCTGGAGACGGCGAAGAAGATGGGCGCCACCCACACCGTCAACTCCCGCTCCACCGACCCGGTCGAGGCCATCCGCGCCCTCACCGACGGCAACGGCGCCGACGTCGTCATCGAGGCCGTCGGCCGTCCGGAGACCTACCAGCAGGCCTTCTACGCCCGCGACCTCGCCGGAACGGTCGTCCTCGTCGGCGTCCCCACCCCGGACATGAAGCTCGAACTGCCGCTCCTGGACGTCTTCGGCCGCGGCGGCTCGCTCAAGTCCTCCTGGTACGGCGACTGCCTGCCCTCCCGCGACTTCCCGATGCTCGTCGACCTCCACCAGCAGGGCCGCCTCGACCTCGCCGCCTTCGTCACGGAGACCATCGGCATCGGCGACGTCGAGCAGGCCTTCGCCCGGATGCACGACGGCGACGTCCTCCGCTCGGTGGTGGTCTTCTGA
- a CDS encoding MBL fold metallo-hydrolase: MSARVDHLVTSGTFALDGGEWDVDNNVWIVGDDTEAIVIDAAHDAAAIEAALGGRALRAIVCTHAHNDHIDAAPALADATGAPILLHPDDLPLWQQTHPDRTPDGTLTDGQELTVAGTTLTVLHTPGHAPGAVCLYAPELATVFTGDTLFQGGPGATGRSFSSFPTIIDSIRDRLLTLPGDTAVRTGHGDPTSIGAEAPGLDEWIKRGH, translated from the coding sequence ATGTCCGCCCGCGTCGACCATCTGGTCACCTCCGGCACCTTCGCCCTCGACGGCGGCGAGTGGGACGTCGACAACAACGTCTGGATCGTCGGCGACGACACCGAGGCGATCGTCATCGACGCCGCCCACGACGCCGCCGCCATCGAGGCCGCGCTCGGCGGCCGGGCCCTGCGCGCCATCGTCTGCACCCACGCGCACAACGATCACATCGACGCCGCCCCCGCCCTCGCGGACGCCACCGGCGCCCCGATCCTGCTCCACCCGGACGACCTGCCGCTCTGGCAGCAGACCCACCCGGACCGCACCCCGGACGGCACCCTCACCGACGGCCAGGAACTGACCGTCGCGGGCACCACGCTCACGGTCCTGCACACCCCGGGCCACGCCCCCGGAGCGGTCTGCCTGTACGCCCCCGAGCTGGCCACGGTCTTCACCGGCGACACCCTCTTCCAGGGCGGCCCCGGCGCCACCGGCCGGTCCTTCTCGTCGTTCCCGACGATCATCGACTCGATCCGGGACCGGCTGCTCACCCTGCCCGGCGACACCGCCGTCCGCACCGGCCACGGAGACCCCACCTCCATCGGCGCGGAGGCCCCGGGGCTCGACGAGTGGATCAAGCGCGGCCACTGA
- a CDS encoding RluA family pseudouridine synthase: MRGRRKPSPPPLPQRHGIDAVRVRLPEDPGGLWGCVGEHLAGRFGGAIGAARVAEMLEAGRFVGADGVAVRGDEPYAAGRCLWFHRDFAPEEPVPFPVGVVYRDERLVVADKPHFLATTPRGRHITETAVARLRKELELPALQPAHRLDRLTAGLVLFVVRPEDRGAYQTLFRDRLVRKEYEAVAPYDPELVLPRTVRSRIVKERGVLAAREEPGEANSESRVELVGHRGGTGRYRLLPATGRTHQLRVHMNALGVPIVHDPLYPVVEEEGAADDFSRPLQLLARVLEFTDPVGGEPRRFESGLRLSAWPEG, encoded by the coding sequence ATGCGAGGCCGCAGGAAGCCGTCTCCCCCGCCGCTCCCCCAGCGGCACGGGATCGACGCGGTGCGGGTGCGGTTGCCGGAGGATCCCGGAGGGCTCTGGGGCTGCGTCGGGGAGCATCTCGCCGGGCGGTTCGGCGGGGCGATCGGGGCGGCCCGGGTCGCGGAGATGCTGGAGGCGGGGCGGTTCGTGGGGGCCGACGGGGTCGCCGTGCGGGGCGACGAGCCGTATGCCGCGGGGCGGTGTCTCTGGTTCCACCGGGACTTCGCACCGGAGGAACCGGTGCCGTTCCCGGTCGGCGTCGTGTACCGGGACGAGCGGCTCGTGGTCGCCGACAAGCCGCACTTCCTGGCGACCACGCCCCGGGGGCGGCACATCACCGAGACCGCGGTGGCCCGGCTGAGGAAGGAGCTGGAGCTGCCCGCGTTGCAGCCCGCGCATCGGCTGGACCGGCTGACCGCGGGGCTCGTGCTGTTCGTGGTGCGGCCCGAGGACCGGGGCGCGTACCAGACGCTGTTCCGGGACCGGCTGGTGCGGAAGGAGTACGAGGCGGTGGCTCCGTACGATCCTGAGCTCGTCCTCCCCCGGACCGTGAGGAGCCGGATCGTGAAGGAGCGCGGGGTGCTCGCCGCCCGCGAGGAGCCGGGTGAGGCGAACAGCGAGAGCCGGGTGGAGCTGGTGGGGCACCGGGGCGGGACCGGGCGCTACCGGCTGCTGCCCGCCACCGGGCGGACGCATCAGCTGCGGGTCCACATGAACGCGCTGGGGGTGCCGATCGTCCACGATCCGCTGTATCCGGTGGTGGAGGAGGAAGGGGCCGCTGACGATTTCTCGCGGCCGTTGCAGTTGCTGGCCCGGGTGCTGGAGTTCACCGATCCGGTCGGCGGGGAGCCGCGCCGCTTCGAGAGCGGGCTGCGGCTCTCCGCCTGGCCGGAGGGGTGA
- a CDS encoding M20/M25/M40 family metallo-hydrolase: MSESSTGKAVTGGNAEREVVDLCRDLIRIDTSNYGDHSGPGERLAAEYVAEKLAEVGLEPKIFESHKGRASTVARIEGEDPSRPALLIHGHTDVVPANAADWTHDPFSGEIADGCVWGRGAVDMKDMDAMTLAVVRERMRTGRKPPRDIVLAFLADEEAGGTYGARYLVDNHPGLFEGVTEAISEVGGFSFTVNENLRLYLVETAQKGMHWMKLTVDGTAGHGSMIHKDNAITELSEAVGRLGRHKFPVRVTKTLRHFLDELSDALGTELDPENMDETLAKLGGIAKLIGASLQNTANPTQLGAGYKVNVIPGQATAHVDGRYLPGYEEEFLADLDRILGPNVRREDVHADKALETTFDGALVDAMQTALVAEDPIARAVPYMLSAGTDAKSFDDLGIRGFGFAPLKLPPELDFAGMFHGVDERVPVDGLQFGVRVLDRFIDHS; the protein is encoded by the coding sequence GTGAGCGAGAGCAGCACGGGCAAGGCCGTCACCGGAGGCAACGCCGAGAGGGAGGTCGTCGACCTCTGTCGTGACCTGATCCGGATCGACACCAGCAACTACGGCGACCACTCCGGCCCCGGTGAGCGGCTCGCGGCCGAGTACGTCGCGGAGAAGCTCGCGGAGGTCGGCCTGGAGCCGAAGATCTTCGAGTCGCACAAGGGGCGGGCCTCCACGGTCGCCCGGATCGAGGGCGAGGACCCCTCCCGCCCGGCGCTCCTGATCCACGGGCACACCGACGTCGTCCCGGCCAACGCGGCGGACTGGACGCACGACCCGTTCTCCGGGGAGATCGCGGACGGCTGCGTCTGGGGCCGGGGCGCGGTCGACATGAAGGACATGGACGCGATGACCCTCGCGGTCGTCCGGGAGCGCATGCGGACCGGCCGCAAGCCCCCGCGCGACATCGTGCTCGCCTTCCTCGCGGACGAGGAGGCCGGCGGGACGTACGGGGCGCGCTACCTCGTCGACAACCACCCCGGGCTCTTCGAGGGCGTCACCGAGGCGATCAGCGAGGTCGGCGGCTTCTCCTTCACCGTCAACGAGAACCTGCGGCTGTACCTGGTGGAGACGGCCCAGAAGGGCATGCACTGGATGAAGCTGACCGTGGACGGCACTGCCGGACACGGTTCGATGATCCACAAGGACAACGCCATCACGGAGCTGTCCGAGGCGGTCGGCCGGCTGGGCCGGCACAAGTTCCCGGTGCGGGTCACCAAGACGCTGCGGCACTTCCTGGACGAGCTCTCCGACGCGCTGGGCACCGAGCTGGACCCGGAGAACATGGACGAGACGCTCGCCAAGCTGGGCGGCATCGCCAAGCTCATCGGCGCCTCCCTCCAGAACACCGCCAACCCCACGCAGCTCGGCGCCGGCTACAAGGTCAACGTCATCCCGGGCCAGGCGACCGCCCACGTCGACGGCCGTTACCTCCCCGGGTACGAGGAGGAGTTCCTGGCGGACCTGGACCGGATCCTCGGGCCCAACGTCCGGCGCGAGGACGTGCACGCGGACAAGGCCCTGGAGACCACGTTCGACGGCGCGCTGGTCGACGCCATGCAGACCGCCCTGGTCGCCGAGGACCCCATCGCCCGTGCCGTGCCCTACATGCTCTCGGCCGGCACCGACGCCAAGTCCTTCGACGACCTCGGCATCCGGGGCTTCGGCTTCGCCCCGCTGAAGCTGCCGCCGGAGCTGGACTTCGCCGGGATGTTCCACGGCGTCGACGAGCGGGTCCCGGTCGACGGTCTGCAGTTCGGCGTGCGGGTGCTCGACCGGTTCATCGACCACTCCTGA
- the chpH gene encoding chaplin ChpH: MIKKVVAVAAATGGLVLAGAGMASADAGAQGAAIGSPGVLSGNVVQVPVHVPINVCGNTISVIGLLNPAFGNTCVNA, from the coding sequence ATGATCAAGAAGGTCGTCGCAGTTGCGGCTGCTACGGGTGGCCTCGTTCTCGCGGGTGCGGGCATGGCTTCCGCCGACGCGGGCGCCCAGGGTGCTGCCATCGGCAGCCCCGGCGTGCTCTCCGGCAACGTCGTCCAGGTTCCGGTCCACGTGCCGATCAACGTGTGCGGCAACACGATCTCCGTGATCGGTCTGCTGAACCCCGCCTTCGGCAACACCTGCGTCAACGCCTGA
- a CDS encoding chaplin, with product MRQVTRKGLITMAAAGGVLALSGGYAHADSGAAGTASGSPGVLSGNLIQVPIDIPVNVCGNSGTVGGLINPVFGNDCENGPTGSGGGAGPQNRAGGSGDAAQAGDASATDRHGEPGTGRHRAGGAGAEGVAQGSPGILSGNTIQAPISVPVNICGNSVSVIGLLNPTFGNGCSNEAEVPPPPPEQPEKPPVTPETPVTPPANQPPEPNAPETQHIPGEQLAQTGGGGLELLIPASAGLLLAGAGSVLYRRSRSAA from the coding sequence ATGCGACAGGTCACTCGTAAAGGCCTGATCACCATGGCGGCTGCGGGCGGAGTGCTCGCGCTGAGTGGCGGATACGCCCACGCCGACTCCGGAGCGGCCGGTACCGCCTCCGGCTCACCGGGCGTGCTGTCCGGCAACTTGATCCAGGTCCCGATCGACATCCCGGTCAACGTCTGCGGCAACTCCGGCACCGTCGGCGGCCTCATCAATCCGGTGTTCGGAAACGACTGCGAGAACGGACCGACGGGATCGGGCGGGGGCGCCGGGCCGCAGAACCGCGCCGGCGGCTCCGGCGACGCGGCGCAGGCCGGGGACGCCTCCGCGACGGACCGGCACGGCGAGCCCGGAACGGGTCGGCACCGGGCCGGCGGCGCCGGTGCGGAAGGGGTCGCGCAGGGCTCACCCGGCATTCTCTCCGGTAACACGATCCAGGCTCCGATCAGCGTCCCCGTGAACATCTGCGGCAACAGCGTCTCCGTGATCGGGCTGTTGAATCCAACCTTCGGCAACGGCTGCTCCAACGAGGCCGAGGTTCCGCCCCCGCCGCCCGAGCAGCCGGAGAAGCCCCCCGTCACGCCGGAGACGCCGGTCACCCCGCCGGCCAACCAGCCGCCCGAGCCGAACGCTCCCGAGACCCAGCACATCCCCGGGGAGCAGCTCGCGCAGACCGGTGGGGGCGGGCTCGAACTGCTCATCCCGGCCAGTGCCGGACTGCTGCTCGCCGGTGCGGGATCGGTTCTCTACCGCCGCTCGCGCAGCGCCGCCTGA
- a CDS encoding DUF5703 family protein yields the protein MPEYEFVDVYVPRGVSRKEAARLLTDHAEYGHWELDRLTLRRDGSRRVRLRRRIIRQLRATW from the coding sequence ATGCCGGAATACGAATTCGTCGACGTGTACGTGCCGCGCGGGGTCTCCCGCAAGGAAGCGGCCCGACTCCTGACCGACCACGCCGAGTACGGACACTGGGAACTGGACCGCCTGACACTCCGCAGGGACGGCAGCCGCAGGGTGCGGCTGCGCAGACGGATCATCCGTCAGCTACGGGCCACCTGGTGA
- a CDS encoding helix-hairpin-helix domain-containing protein — translation MTALPGETPGTVGTDTPQGTVSPPEPGAEGSEHAEAPDASDAPDAPDAPDAPDDPEASEGTGPSGTSADVEEDTREDAEGDAEGDAGDGEAEATADAVPAEAAPAAELSEAQAELAAQRELRERIEKRKAEKAAPIAAGTGLSGTAADLLAAVRAVESGEKAGTAFFDTPAPAPAARRPAPGAAQPTRAPAPAAPAAQAASPEALDAVRAVLTEGGAPEALARPAVGALGEQAAELLRTDPWQLLTVPGVRPEQADGFARALLGAGCGPDDGRRTSALVGWVLERAALQGHTALDAPTVRAALAERAVGDPEAAVRDAVEEGVALVFGEADEPAPDDADPADGEADGAGLAEEADVVREPVQVLLGLDRYALAEESLADGLGRLVNACEKAADWTEAAAAAPSPSAAELIRTAAAAGLVAHSGGEAARAEPAALIAAARGLGLRALGATHSEDGRRRLAAATGDPDTAVTLAGLLSGAQGPGRDEDGALALDLLVVLDAPQLDVEGAAVLVEALADGARLVLSGDPGVLGSAGAGRVFADVLASHACPQVVSRTPDPGPIGELVSGIGIGELHQVDAPGKEVVIVPVRDAGEAVHRTVQLVADSVPRAFSIPAEETQVITVGHGGAAGTRALNEALKQRLNPGPGRFGGFDPGDRVVHVPAPGRAVPGVVRSADAEGLRLDCGGVPVLVPQDRVESSVRHGWALSAHQAAGMRWPAAVVVLPGDAAQGLSRPWVYTAFGRGERHLSVVHGVDQALPHAVAQVPAQERTTRLRALLEALPTPDASS, via the coding sequence GTGACTGCGCTTCCCGGGGAGACCCCCGGCACCGTCGGCACGGACACACCACAGGGCACCGTGTCCCCGCCGGAGCCCGGTGCCGAGGGCTCCGAGCACGCCGAAGCGCCCGATGCGTCCGACGCGCCCGATGCGCCCGATGCGCCCGATGCGCCCGACGATCCTGAGGCGTCTGAAGGCACCGGGCCGTCGGGCACTTCGGCGGACGTCGAGGAGGACACGCGCGAGGACGCGGAGGGCGATGCGGAGGGCGATGCGGGGGACGGGGAGGCCGAGGCGACCGCTGACGCCGTGCCCGCCGAAGCGGCGCCCGCCGCCGAGCTCTCGGAAGCGCAGGCCGAGCTGGCCGCCCAGCGCGAGCTGCGGGAGCGGATCGAGAAGCGGAAGGCGGAGAAGGCCGCGCCCATCGCCGCCGGCACGGGACTGAGCGGCACGGCCGCCGATCTGCTCGCGGCCGTCCGCGCCGTGGAGAGCGGTGAGAAGGCGGGCACCGCGTTCTTCGACACGCCCGCCCCGGCCCCGGCCGCCCGGCGTCCCGCACCGGGCGCCGCACAGCCGACCCGGGCCCCCGCGCCCGCCGCCCCGGCGGCACAGGCCGCCTCCCCCGAAGCCCTGGACGCGGTGCGCGCGGTGCTCACGGAGGGCGGGGCCCCCGAGGCGCTGGCCCGCCCGGCCGTCGGCGCGCTGGGCGAGCAGGCCGCCGAGCTGCTGCGCACCGACCCCTGGCAGCTGCTGACGGTTCCCGGGGTGCGGCCCGAGCAGGCGGACGGCTTCGCACGGGCCCTGCTGGGCGCCGGATGCGGCCCGGACGACGGCCGCAGGACGTCGGCCCTGGTCGGCTGGGTGCTGGAGCGCGCCGCCCTCCAGGGCCACACGGCCCTGGACGCCCCGACCGTACGGGCGGCGCTCGCCGAGCGGGCCGTCGGCGACCCGGAAGCGGCGGTGCGGGACGCCGTCGAGGAGGGCGTCGCCCTGGTCTTCGGGGAAGCCGACGAGCCGGCGCCGGACGACGCCGACCCGGCGGACGGCGAAGCGGACGGAGCGGGCCTCGCGGAGGAGGCCGACGTCGTGCGGGAGCCGGTCCAGGTGCTGCTGGGCCTGGACCGCTACGCCCTGGCCGAGGAGAGCCTCGCCGACGGCCTGGGCCGGCTGGTCAACGCCTGCGAGAAGGCCGCCGACTGGACGGAGGCGGCCGCCGCCGCCCCGAGCCCGTCGGCCGCCGAGCTGATCCGTACGGCCGCCGCGGCCGGACTGGTCGCGCACAGCGGCGGCGAGGCGGCCCGGGCCGAGCCGGCTGCCCTGATCGCGGCGGCGCGCGGCCTGGGGCTGCGGGCGCTGGGCGCCACCCACAGCGAGGACGGCCGCCGGAGGCTCGCGGCGGCCACCGGTGATCCGGACACGGCGGTCACGCTGGCCGGCCTGCTCTCCGGTGCGCAGGGCCCCGGCCGGGACGAGGACGGGGCGCTCGCCCTGGACCTGCTGGTCGTGCTGGACGCCCCGCAGCTGGACGTGGAGGGTGCGGCGGTCCTGGTCGAGGCGCTGGCCGACGGCGCCCGGCTGGTGCTGAGCGGCGACCCGGGCGTGCTGGGCTCGGCGGGAGCCGGGCGGGTGTTCGCCGATGTGCTGGCCTCCCACGCCTGCCCGCAGGTCGTCTCCCGCACCCCGGACCCCGGGCCGATCGGCGAGCTGGTCTCCGGTATCGGCATCGGCGAGCTGCATCAGGTCGACGCTCCGGGCAAGGAGGTGGTGATCGTCCCGGTCCGCGACGCGGGCGAGGCCGTCCACCGCACCGTGCAGTTGGTCGCCGACTCGGTGCCCCGGGCGTTCTCCATCCCCGCCGAGGAGACCCAGGTGATCACCGTGGGCCATGGCGGGGCCGCCGGGACCAGGGCGCTGAACGAGGCGCTGAAGCAGCGGCTCAACCCGGGCCCCGGCCGGTTCGGTGGCTTCGACCCGGGCGACCGCGTGGTCCATGTGCCCGCGCCCGGCCGGGCGGTGCCCGGGGTGGTGCGTTCGGCCGACGCCGAGGGGCTGCGGCTGGACTGCGGGGGCGTCCCCGTCCTCGTACCGCAGGATCGGGTGGAGTCGTCGGTACGGCACGGCTGGGCCCTCAGCGCCCATCAGGCGGCCGGGATGCGCTGGCCCGCCGCGGTCGTGGTGCTGCCGGGCGACGCCGCGCAGGGGCTGAGCAGACCCTGGGTGTACACCGCGTTCGGCCGGGGCGAGCGGCATCTGTCCGTGGTGCACGGGGTGGACCAGGCGCTCCCGCACGCGGTGGCGCAGGTTCCGGCCCAGGAGCGGACGACACGGCTGCGCGCGCTGCTGGAGGCGCTGCCGACGCCCGACGCGTCGTCCTGA